The uncultured Methanomethylovorans sp. genome contains a region encoding:
- a CDS encoding 30S ribosomal protein S15 yields the protein MAKMHTRRKGQSGSTRPMRSETPAWCTMSTDEITNVVLEMWKQGMSTSLIGMVLRDKYGMPDVKLATGKKITAILKENDQKPPVPEDLYNLVVKAIGLRKHVVANHSDNHNIRSLHNIEAKIRRLVKYYQANKVLPVDWKYKPETAEMLITR from the coding sequence ATGGCAAAAATGCATACCCGGAGAAAAGGTCAATCCGGTTCTACAAGGCCAATGCGCTCTGAAACGCCTGCATGGTGCACCATGAGCACTGACGAGATCACAAACGTAGTGCTGGAAATGTGGAAGCAGGGCATGAGCACAAGTCTCATTGGTATGGTCCTCAGGGACAAATATGGAATGCCAGACGTGAAGCTTGCAACTGGAAAGAAGATCACAGCTATACTTAAGGAAAATGATCAGAAGCCACCAGTTCCAGAAGATCTGTACAATCTTGTTGTAAAGGCAATAGGTCTGAGAAAGCACGTAGTTGCAAACCACTCTGACAATCACAACATCCGTTCTTTGCATAACATCGAAGCCAAGATCAGAAGACTTGTGAAGTACTATCAGGCTAACAAGGTGCTTCCAGTTGACTGGAAATACAAGCCGGAAACGGCAGAGATGCTTATTACAAGATAA
- the hisS gene encoding histidine--tRNA ligase: protein MTIQKPRGTRDFLPQDMARRRHLENRLRQVVNRWGYHEVVTPTFENLELFTMKSGEGVVGELYNFTDKGDREMTLRPELTAPVMRMFVNEMQAMPRPLKLFYFENCFRYERPQKGRFREFWQFGVELIGSEGPDADAEVIALATAMLKVAGIKGDLHVGYLGIIRHVLSPLEVEQQGKIMRLVDKKDDTGLDDYLEGINAPIDLRLKLLGLISLTGSEAVSKARNLLGSIPELDAFQQILTLLDTYGIGYTIDFGIARGLDYYTGMVFEIYAEGLGAQKQVCGGGSYKLIQLFGGGDVPSTGFGLGFDRIMEIYDIEPEPQNTVVMITTESTRINAVPVACKLREYVPVYLDIMNRNFKTQLSYANNIGARYALILGDREVAQGLFTFKDMKTGVQESLTLNEVILKLTGENH from the coding sequence ATGACGATACAAAAACCAAGAGGAACAAGGGATTTCCTTCCGCAAGATATGGCTCGCAGAAGACATCTGGAAAACCGGTTGAGACAGGTTGTTAACAGATGGGGTTATCATGAAGTAGTCACACCCACCTTTGAAAACCTCGAACTTTTCACAATGAAATCAGGTGAAGGGGTGGTAGGCGAACTATATAATTTCACCGATAAAGGAGATCGGGAGATGACACTTCGTCCCGAACTCACAGCACCTGTGATGCGGATGTTTGTAAATGAGATGCAGGCAATGCCACGTCCTTTGAAACTTTTCTATTTTGAGAACTGTTTCAGATATGAAAGGCCTCAGAAAGGCAGGTTCAGGGAGTTCTGGCAGTTCGGTGTGGAATTGATCGGTTCCGAAGGCCCGGATGCAGATGCTGAGGTCATAGCCCTAGCAACCGCCATGCTTAAAGTTGCAGGCATTAAAGGTGACCTGCATGTAGGTTATCTGGGGATCATCCGTCATGTGCTAAGTCCTCTGGAGGTTGAACAGCAAGGTAAAATCATGCGTCTTGTGGACAAAAAAGATGACACAGGACTGGATGACTACCTTGAGGGGATTAATGCGCCTATAGACCTGCGTCTGAAGCTCCTTGGATTGATATCCCTTACAGGCAGTGAAGCAGTTTCCAAAGCCCGTAATCTTTTGGGTTCAATTCCTGAACTGGATGCTTTCCAGCAGATCCTTACCCTTCTAGATACCTATGGTATAGGCTATACTATTGATTTCGGTATAGCTCGAGGTCTTGATTATTATACAGGCATGGTCTTTGAGATATATGCCGAGGGTCTAGGTGCACAGAAACAGGTGTGTGGCGGCGGTTCATATAAATTAATCCAGCTTTTTGGCGGAGGAGATGTTCCATCTACTGGTTTTGGTTTGGGCTTTGACAGGATCATGGAGATATATGACATTGAACCTGAACCGCAAAATACCGTGGTGATGATAACTACGGAAAGCACGCGTATCAATGCTGTCCCTGTAGCCTGCAAGCTAAGAGAGTATGTTCCTGTGTATCTGGATATCATGAACAGGAATTTCAAGACTCAGCTATCGTATGCTAATAACATCGGTGCCCGTTATGCACTTATATTAGGTGATAGGGAAGTGGCCCAAGGCCTTTTCACTTTCAAAGACATGAAAACTGGTGTTCAGGAATCCCTTACTCTGAATGAGGTTATTTTAAAACTGACTGGTGAAAACCATTGA
- a CDS encoding TrpB-like pyridoxal phosphate-dependent enzyme has product MEHTKILLDENEMPTRWYNILADFPEPLAPPLNPATREPIKPSELEPIFAKELIKQEMSSEKYIDIPQDILEIYKLWRPSPLYRAHRLEKALGTPAKIYYKNESVSPAGSHKPNTAIAQAYYNMKEGTERITTETGAGQWGSALSLSCNYFDIECKVYMVRSSFYQKPYRKSLINLWGANVIPSPSNETQFGRMILEKYPDTSGSLGIAISEAIEEAALNDNTKYALGSVLNHTCLHQTVIGLEAQKQFEKTEDFPDIVIGCCGGGSNLAGISLPYIRDNIAGKTDTRIIAVEPSACPSLTSGKYDYDFGDMAQMTPLLKMYTLGSEFIPPAIHAGGLRYHGASPIVSKLVADGLMEATAYHQVEIFDAAVTFARSEGIAPAPESAHAIKCAIDEALKCKQTGEEKTILFNLSGHGHFDMASYDMYFSGKLSNE; this is encoded by the coding sequence ATGGAACATACAAAGATACTACTTGACGAAAACGAGATGCCTACTCGTTGGTACAATATACTTGCAGATTTCCCTGAACCCCTTGCACCTCCACTTAATCCTGCAACCAGGGAACCAATCAAACCATCCGAGCTTGAGCCAATATTTGCAAAAGAGCTGATCAAACAAGAGATGAGTTCTGAGAAATATATCGATATTCCACAGGATATTTTGGAGATATACAAGCTCTGGAGACCATCTCCTCTCTACAGGGCACACAGGCTTGAGAAAGCACTTGGCACACCCGCAAAGATATACTACAAGAATGAAAGTGTAAGCCCTGCCGGCAGCCACAAACCAAATACTGCCATTGCCCAGGCATACTACAATATGAAAGAAGGCACAGAGAGAATAACTACTGAAACAGGCGCTGGCCAGTGGGGTAGTGCACTATCACTTTCATGCAACTATTTCGACATCGAATGTAAAGTGTATATGGTACGCTCCAGTTTCTACCAGAAACCATACAGAAAGTCTCTGATAAACCTGTGGGGTGCAAATGTTATCCCTTCACCAAGCAATGAAACACAGTTTGGAAGAATGATCCTTGAGAAATACCCCGATACCAGCGGAAGTTTGGGAATAGCAATCAGTGAGGCTATTGAAGAAGCAGCCCTGAACGACAATACAAAATACGCTCTGGGTAGCGTTCTTAACCACACATGCCTTCATCAGACAGTAATAGGCCTTGAGGCGCAAAAACAGTTCGAAAAGACCGAAGACTTCCCAGATATTGTGATCGGATGTTGTGGCGGAGGAAGTAACCTTGCAGGAATCAGTCTACCCTATATAAGAGACAACATCGCAGGCAAAACAGATACAAGGATCATTGCAGTGGAACCTTCTGCATGCCCCAGCCTGACATCAGGTAAGTACGATTATGACTTCGGCGATATGGCACAGATGACACCACTTCTAAAGATGTACACCCTTGGATCCGAATTCATACCGCCAGCCATTCATGCAGGTGGTCTTAGATACCACGGTGCCTCACCTATAGTTAGTAAGCTGGTTGCTGACGGCTTGATGGAAGCAACCGCCTATCACCAGGTAGAGATATTCGATGCAGCAGTAACCTTTGCACGTAGCGAAGGAATAGCACCCGCCCCAGAATCTGCACATGCTATAAAATGTGCCATAGATGAAGCGCTTAAGTGCAAGCAGACAGGCGAAGAGAAGACCATTCTCTTTAATCTCAGCGGTCACGGTCACTTTGACATGGCATCTTATGATATGTACTTCAGCGGAAAATTGAGCAACGAATAA
- a CDS encoding mechanosensitive ion channel family protein, with translation MSILGNASFSSLSAMSLSSLAESLSLHFVKVAFVILIIFFTVLIARIVDKLMVTQVRIMNKKMNIDQTSYSIIRHSSVAVIYLMGLVVTVSSIPFLEKISVALLAGAGFAGIVVGLAAQNTLGNIISGVSLAFFRPFRVGDRVNVMNEYGKVTDITLRHTIVRTWDNRRLIIPNSVIGSEAIINWSIEDPTVRWLVDVGISYDSDIDLARKIMLEEAKKHVNIMTYLELKIYDPTIPREETIQVMVTELGDYAVTMRLYFWCLDRKYCFSTGCDLRESIKKRFDAEGVEIPFPYRTIVYKDKLASNARLANDQVDDQSPVLSPDVM, from the coding sequence ATGTCCATTTTAGGAAACGCTTCTTTTTCTTCTTTGTCAGCTATGTCACTATCGAGTTTAGCTGAATCATTATCGTTGCATTTTGTTAAGGTTGCATTTGTTATATTGATAATTTTCTTCACTGTACTCATTGCGAGGATAGTGGACAAACTTATGGTCACACAAGTGCGCATAATGAATAAGAAAATGAACATTGATCAGACCTCTTACAGTATTATAAGGCATTCCAGTGTAGCTGTTATCTATCTGATGGGTTTGGTAGTCACAGTTTCCAGCATCCCCTTCCTTGAAAAAATCTCTGTTGCTCTGTTAGCAGGTGCAGGTTTTGCTGGTATTGTAGTGGGTCTTGCTGCCCAGAATACTCTGGGAAATATTATTTCGGGTGTTTCACTTGCGTTCTTTCGACCTTTCAGAGTTGGAGATAGAGTTAATGTGATGAATGAATATGGTAAAGTTACCGATATTACTTTGCGTCATACTATTGTAAGAACATGGGACAATCGCAGGCTCATAATTCCAAATAGTGTTATTGGGAGTGAAGCCATTATCAATTGGTCTATAGAAGATCCTACGGTGAGGTGGCTTGTGGATGTAGGAATAAGTTATGACTCAGATATAGATCTGGCACGTAAGATAATGCTTGAAGAGGCAAAGAAGCACGTCAATATCATGACTTATCTGGAGCTTAAAATATATGACCCGACTATTCCAAGAGAAGAGACCATCCAGGTCATGGTGACTGAGCTGGGTGATTATGCTGTAACTATGCGCCTGTATTTCTGGTGTTTGGATCGTAAATATTGTTTTTCTACAGGCTGCGATCTTCGTGAATCAATTAAGAAAAGGTTCGATGCCGAAGGTGTGGAAATACCATTCCCATATCGTACCATAGTTTACAAGGATAAGCTGGCTTCAAATGCGAGACTGGCTAATGATCAAGTTGACGATCAATCTCCTGTTTTATCTCCTGATGTCATGTAA
- a CDS encoding ATP-dependent DNA helicase translates to MKIKELSLPEKVIAFYLGSGIEELYPPQDEAITKGLLEGKNIVAAIPTASGKTLIAELAMLSSISRGGKALYIVPLRALASEKMDRFLKFREIGIRTGISTGDFEARDEWLGSNDIIVATSEKADSLLRNETAWMQDITTIVVDEVHLLDSANRGPTLEVTITKLRKLNPKAQIIALSATVGNAQEIADWLKGGLILSEWRPTDLHEGVYYADTINFIGSQKSVDITSSDDGINIVMGTLEEGGQCLVFESSRKNCVGFAKKLGRHVEKVLSKPERNSLDNIVDAIEEASETEASRVLAQCVRNGVAFHHAGLNSAHRRLVEDGFRNNIIKVICSTPTLAAGLNLPARRVVIRSYKRYDANFGMQPIPVLDYKQMAGRAGRPHLDPYGESILIARSYDEMESLFENYINAKAEDIWSKLGTENALRTHVLSTVVNGFASSEEGLIEFMSATFFAHQQEARNLQELVEESISFLLEHGMLQNEDRLRATRLGKVVSMLYVDPLSAAIILDGLEKTKNLTDLTLMHLVCSTPDMKQLYMRSSDYASINEFATAHKEEFARMPSPFKAIEYEWFLGEVKTALLMMKWIDEVTMDEITNQFNVGEGDIHAFADMAQWLMHATARLAETMDIQGVEKAYELEKRIQYGANSQLLELLGIRDVGRVRARKLYDAGITSVELIKRAGVERIAKLIGTKIAEKIMNSIRGTHSAEDDNETGSAGTAYRPMERRQRTFSDFDE, encoded by the coding sequence ATGAAGATCAAAGAACTAAGCCTGCCGGAAAAAGTGATTGCTTTTTACTTAGGATCGGGTATAGAAGAATTGTACCCTCCCCAAGATGAAGCCATTACAAAAGGTCTTCTTGAAGGAAAGAACATAGTTGCAGCAATACCTACAGCTTCCGGAAAGACGCTGATAGCTGAACTTGCGATGCTGAGTTCCATATCAAGGGGTGGAAAAGCACTATATATAGTACCCCTAAGAGCACTGGCATCCGAGAAAATGGACCGTTTTTTGAAGTTCAGAGAAATCGGAATAAGAACCGGTATATCAACAGGGGATTTTGAAGCAAGAGACGAGTGGCTTGGCTCTAATGATATAATAGTTGCAACATCTGAAAAAGCAGATTCCCTCCTGCGTAATGAGACAGCTTGGATGCAGGACATAACCACTATAGTAGTGGACGAAGTACATTTACTGGATTCAGCTAACAGAGGGCCAACCCTTGAAGTAACCATCACCAAATTGAGGAAACTTAATCCAAAAGCTCAAATTATTGCATTATCCGCAACAGTAGGGAATGCACAGGAAATAGCTGATTGGCTTAAAGGTGGACTTATACTAAGCGAATGGAGACCCACAGACCTGCATGAAGGCGTATACTATGCCGATACAATAAATTTCATCGGCTCTCAGAAATCCGTTGATATAACATCCTCTGACGATGGCATAAATATTGTTATGGGTACATTGGAAGAAGGTGGACAATGCCTTGTATTTGAAAGCAGCCGCAAGAATTGTGTGGGCTTTGCAAAGAAGCTGGGAAGACATGTAGAAAAAGTACTTAGCAAACCGGAGCGCAATTCCCTTGATAATATAGTGGATGCGATAGAAGAAGCATCTGAAACAGAAGCTTCCAGAGTGCTTGCACAATGTGTGAGAAATGGAGTTGCTTTCCACCACGCAGGATTGAACTCGGCTCATCGAAGACTTGTGGAAGATGGATTTAGGAACAATATAATCAAAGTAATATGCAGCACACCTACCCTTGCAGCCGGGCTTAATCTGCCTGCACGCAGAGTAGTAATCCGTAGCTACAAGAGATATGATGCCAACTTTGGAATGCAGCCAATACCTGTCCTGGATTATAAACAAATGGCTGGTAGAGCTGGCAGACCGCATCTAGACCCATATGGAGAATCGATACTCATTGCCCGCTCATATGACGAGATGGAATCACTTTTTGAGAATTATATCAATGCCAAAGCCGAAGACATCTGGTCTAAACTTGGTACAGAGAATGCCCTGCGTACCCACGTCCTTTCTACTGTGGTCAACGGTTTTGCCTCAAGTGAAGAAGGACTAATTGAGTTTATGAGTGCAACATTTTTTGCACACCAACAGGAAGCACGTAATCTTCAGGAACTTGTGGAAGAAAGCATATCATTCCTGCTGGAACATGGTATGTTGCAGAATGAAGACAGGCTCAGGGCTACAAGGCTTGGAAAAGTTGTTTCCATGCTATATGTTGATCCGCTCTCGGCAGCGATCATACTCGATGGATTAGAGAAAACCAAAAACCTTACTGACCTTACTCTAATGCATCTTGTATGCAGTACTCCTGACATGAAACAGCTTTACATGCGCAGTTCTGATTATGCCTCGATCAATGAATTTGCAACTGCCCATAAGGAAGAATTTGCCAGAATGCCCAGTCCTTTCAAGGCCATAGAGTATGAATGGTTCCTGGGAGAAGTAAAAACTGCTTTATTGATGATGAAGTGGATAGATGAGGTTACCATGGATGAGATCACTAACCAGTTCAACGTTGGAGAAGGTGATATACACGCTTTTGCTGACATGGCACAATGGCTGATGCATGCTACGGCCAGGCTTGCAGAAACCATGGATATCCAGGGAGTGGAAAAAGCCTATGAATTGGAAAAACGCATACAGTATGGAGCTAACTCACAATTACTTGAACTATTGGGTATCCGTGATGTTGGCCGGGTGCGTGCTCGCAAGTTGTATGATGCCGGAATTACG